AGAGAATCACGTCCGCACCCGAGGTCATTACGTCTTCGAGTTGCGAGAGAGAATCTATTTCCACTTCCACGAGTCTTCCCGGGAATTTCGACTGAATCTTGCCGACGGGTTCGTGCGAAGAAGAATACATCGCGAGGTGATTGTCTTTGATCATCGCCATCTCCGAAAGATTGAGCCTGTGATTGCTTCCACCTCCACAGTAGACCGCATACTTTGCGAGTTTACGATAACCCGGAAGAGTTTTCCGAGTATCTAAAATCATAAGGCCGTTTTTTCCGTATTTGGAAACGACTTCTCCCGTGCGCGTTGAAATTCCGGAAAGATATTGTAGAAAGTTTAAAAGGATTCTTTCAATCCGAAGAATGCCGATCAGGCTGCCTTGGATTCTTAAAAGTGTATCCCCTTTCACAAAACTTTCCGAATCTTTTTTAAAAAATTCGACCTGAATGGAATTCCCGGAAAGAACATTCAGAACTTCTAATACACCGGTCCCACAGAGGATTCCCGGTTCTCTCGCATTGAGAGACGCGGTCGCTTTTTTTTCGGGAGAAAAAAGCGACACGGAAGTAATATCCTCATCGGGACAGTCTTCCTGCCACGCGAGGCCGACCAATGTTTCGTAGTCTTGATAATTAACGGAGGAAATAGGCTGGGTATAGGCGCGCTTCATTTCAATACAAAAGAATGTTTTCCAATTTGGAAGCCACAATCAAGTGAATTTCAAGGAGAATGGTAAAATAAGAAACCATTCTCAAGACAAAAATTTCCTCCGCGAGAATCGAAGAGAAAAGAATTTCCTAAATTTAGAAGAAGAATGTCAAAAATCTTCTCTAAAAAGGGATCGTTGATTCCAATTTAGGTTCTCTCGAACTAAAAGGTCACCATCAAAAGATGAAATCCATTCTTCGACCCCGCACATGCCCTCTCGAGCAAGGAAAAATTCTAAAATAAAATTCTCCCGTAAGAAACCTCCTGAAAGTGAAAAACTTAAAAAAATTCGGATTTATAATCACAAAAGAATCTAACGTGAAATGGAGGATAAGAATTTAGGAATCAAAAAATTTCCAAAAGAGCTGTTGCAAGGATAGCCGTCGAAACGCTCGAAGGAATCCAAAGAGGAGATGATTGTGAAAGGAAGAGGAAATGAAAGACTGCAAAGTCTTTTGAACGGATATGAGAAGGATCAAAATCGGGAATTTATAGGTAACAAGGCCGATTATTATTTTAAAAAATGGGAAAAGATGAAAAACAATTCATCTGCTCTGAAAATTTATTCCTGGAACTGGGGTTCGATTCTTTTAGGACCGATTTGGTATGCCTATCGAAAGATGTATTCGATCGCTATCATCTACTATGCGCTTATCATCGGTGCGTCCTTCGTCGTTTTTTATTTATTAAAGAAGGATCTTCCGGGTTCTGCTTTTGGAGGCGGGGCCTTAGTCTTTGGCTTGATGGGAAATTATACTTATCTGGATTTCATGTCTAAAAAAACTCAGAAGATTGCTGAGGATCCAGGAAAAGACGAGATGGAAAAGTTGGAAGAATGTAAGAAACAAGGTCGGACCGACGTAAAAGCGGCGATCTTGGCCGGTATTCCGATCGTGGTTGGCGTAATTCTCGAGTTTGTAAAATAAAAGTGCGGGATTTAAAAGCTCGGTTTTTTACAAGGCCGGAGATTTTTTCGGAAAAGTGGACGGAACTCCGGACACAAAAAAGGCTTGGTCACCAGACCAAGCCTTCGTTTTTAGAAGAACCGAAATTCTTACTGTAGATTTTCCGGATTTTCCTCTTCGGCGTTTTCTTCTTCAGGAGCAACTTCCGAACCAGCTTCGTCCCCGGATGTTTCCGGTTCCTTCACTTCATTCTTCTTTTTGCTCTCCGCATCTTCACCGCCGGTTTCAGGCTCTGCTTCTTCCGTAGTTGCCGGCTTTTGATTTTGCTCAATTGCCTCTACTTCTTCTGCCGCAGCCGGCTTCTTCTTGCTTGGAACCTGATTTTTATTAAACTTCGTAGGTCCTTTTGCAGGAGGAATGAGTAATACTTGTTTTGGGAAAATCAAGTTTGGATTCTTAATCTTACCGCGGTTTGCTTCGTAGATTCTTTTCCAAAGTCGAGAAGTTCCGTAGTGTCTCTTGTCCTTCGCGATTCTCCAGAGGCAATCCGCAGGAACTTTTTTACGAACCACATAACGTTTCCAACCTTCCGGTAATCCATCCTCTCCGATTTTTGGAGAAGAATTCTTTCCTTCCGTAGTTTCCGTCTTGTTGTTCTTTCCATCTTTTCCGGTTTTTGTGTCACGATTCGCGACGTTGTCTCCAGTCTTTCTCTCCATTCTTTCAGCAAGTTCTGCTGATTGGTCTACGACTATTCTGGAAAGACGAATTGCTTCTTCGGAGCGAGCGATGGAATCTTCATATTTTTCAGAAGAATAGAGATCCTCGGCGGAAACTCTGGATTCTTCTGCGGCTTTCAGATTTTCTTCGGCTCTTTGGTAAGAAACTTGGAAATCTCTGGAAGCGTTGATTTTTGTTTTATCAAAGGATGCTAATTTTGTTGTAGAGGAAGCGATGCTCTGCTTCGCAAGTTCCTTTTGCTTTTCAGCATAGGCCTTGATATTTTTTGCTACGAGTTCGCCTGATTTTTTGCGAATATCATCAATTTCAGCGTAGCCGTCTTTGATTTTTCCTTCTTCAATCTTGGCTTTTGCGGAATCCAAACGATTTCTCGTTTCCGTAACTTCAGGATCTTTTCCTTCTGCGTATTTATCCGCATCACTCAGATTCTTTTCTATGTCTGCAAGTGAATCGATCAGTTGTTGTTTCTGAGAAAGAGCCAACACTTTTGATTCATCTGCCGACTTTTTAGAATCCGCATATTTCTGACGTGATGCTTCATACTGATCAAAGGCGGCCAAACGAGTTCTTAACTTCGCGTCGTCTCCGGATTCTCTTGGATAGGATTCTAAGGTTCTATCCGCAGTTTCACGAAGCGTATCCCCTTCTTTACGAAGTTGAACCGCAGAGTTATAAGGTTCGGAGGCCAGCTGAGAAGCGTAAGCTTCGTCGGCGGAATCAATCGATGCAGTGGATTCTTTTCTTGCCTCATCAACGGTAGAAGGGAAGGATTTTTCAGATGCGTCTAAGGCCTTTGCTCTCGCATACTCGGCTGACTTTTTTGTTTCTGCTAAATCTTCTTCCGATGCCTTCTGATGCGCATTCAATAAACTCTTACGAGCTTCCTCTAATTCTGCAGGAGCATATTTTTCAGCGCCCGCAGATTTCGCTCTCGTGATCGAATTCTTTGCGTCGCTCAACTCCTGAATCGGAAGTTCTGCTCCACAGGCGATCAGGACACCTGTGAGTAAAATTATAAAAGCGGAGGATATTTTTCTTTGTATTGATTTCATTGCGGCACCAGGTTTCAGAAAAGGTAGGATAAATTTAAAATCCGATCTTACTTGAAGGCAGACACTGCCTCTGCTTCATTATCAAAGATCTCGAAGAAGGACGTAAGCTTTGTAAGCTCGAACACCTTTCTTACCGATCCGGAGACGTTGATAATTTTAAGTCCCCCCTGATACTTTTTCAGGTTGGAGAGGCTGGAAATCAATGCACCAATACCAGACGAGTCAATGTAGGAAACTTTTTCCAGATTGATAATGGTATAATATTTTTGTTCCTCGATGAGTTTAGCGATTACATCTTTTATCTCTGGGGCATTGTAGAGATCGATCTCTCCGTTTATGTCCAGAATCACAATGTTCCCGCTTTCTCTTCTGGTTATTTCCATAAATAATCAGCAACTCCTTTCTGTCTCTTTCCGGCCAGCTCTACTAAAGGAAAGGCGATTCTTTAAATAGTCAACCGGAAAATTCAGGCTTTTCGTACAAATTTTTCCATCTGGCATAAGTTTCTAAAAATTCTCCTGCTTGAATGGATTTTTGTATCTCAGAGAGAAAGTTTTTCATGAAAAACAAATTATGAAATGTTGAAAGTGAAAATGCAGTGATCTCTCCGACGTGATGAAGATGTCTGATATAGCCGATGCTGTATCTCTTGCAAACTTTGCACTGACAATTCGGGTCCATAGGCGCATCCGAGTTCTTCCATTTCTCATTTCGGAGATTGACCTTTCCTAAAGATGTAAAGACTTGTCCGTTTCTCGCGTTTCTGGTCGGAAGTACGCAGTCAAACATATCGACTCCATTCTTCACTCCGTCCAAAATATCGGGAACCGTTCCTACGCCCATCAAGTAGAGCGGTCGACTTCGATCGGTGTGAGAAGAAATTCCATCTAAGATTCGAATAAAATCCTTTCTCGGTTCTCCGACAGAGAGTCCTCCGATGGCAATCCCGTCAAACGGCAATGATGCGATCGCTTTCAAACTCTCCAGACGAGAATCCAGATCGATTCCTCCTTGAAAAATTCCAAAGAGATGTTGAGAATTCTTATTCTTCTCCCAATGTTCGACTGACATTTCCGCCCAACGATGCGTTCGGTCCAAAGATTGTCTCAGACGTTCCGGACTCGAATCAAAAGGAGCGCAGTCATCCAAGACCATCATGATATCCGAGCCGATACTTCTCTGCACATCGATCACGGATCCGGGAGTGAAATAGTGACGACTTCCGTCGATATGAGATTGAAAGCGAACGCCGTCCGTTTCATATTTAAAGAGAGAATTGAGACTGAAGACCTGATATCCTCCGCTGTCTGTGAGAAGAGCTCCCTTCCAGGTCATGAATTTCTTCAAACCTCCGAATTGATCCAAGACGGAAGTTCCCGGTCGGAGATAGAGATGATATGTGTTTCCTAATATTAAAGAATACTCAAGTTCTTCCAGATCTTCCGTATTGAGGGTTTTGACAACGCCTCGAGTACCTACGGGCATAAAAACGGGAGTGTTCAGTTTTACTCCGTTGAGATCAAGAATTCCGGTTCTGGCTCGAGTTTTTGAATCCTCGGAAGTCGTTCTAAAAATCATCTACCGGAAGTGTGTTCGCTACAGGTTCCGTAGATGTTTAAGCTGTGACCTGTGATTCTGAATCCGTTGTCTTTCGCCGCTTGCTCTTGAAGCTGTTCGATTCTTTCGTCTACAAATTCCACAATTTTTCCGCAGACTGTACAGATGATATGATCGTGATGTTTGTGTCCGATGATATGTTCGTAGTATTTATAATCTTTCCCAAAGTTATGTTCTTGGAGAAGACCTGCAGAAACCATGATTGAAAGAATTCGATAGATCGTCGCTTTGGAGATTTGATCTCTCTGATCTTTGAATTCTTCCAAAAGTCCTTCCGCGGTGAAGTGATTGTGAAGAGAAAAAATTCTCTCCGCGACCAACATTCTCTGATTGGTGATCTTGAGTCCTTCTTTCTGAAGGTATTGGGAAAAGGTCTGCATTTCCATGCGGACCGCGGGTTCGGTTTTGTTTAAGATGGCTTCTTGTTTTTCTCGGTTCATAATGAGATTACTCAAGGGGCGGGTCAAGATTATCAGGGATCAATCTTTCCGGCAATAGAAAAATACCAGGCTCTTTCCATCTCTTCGGAGATTCGGACTGCCATAATTTTTAGGAGACGGGACTGGGCTTGATTCTCACTTTCTCGAAATCCAACTTGATCTGAAAACATGATTCTAACCTGAATCTCTTCTCTTTCCAAGGGAATTTTTTGTCCTCCCGCTTTCTGGAGTTCCAATCGGACGATGATGGACATTTCTCGAGAGATCGACTGACCTCCTTGGTCCAAGAGATTTCCTACAAGTTGGTAGTGAACGATTTCTCCGTAGAGCCGATAAGCCGCGAGAGACTTTTCCCTGGTCTGGATGAATCTTCCTCTCGAATCGATTTCGGAACGAACCAGCTCCGTGAGGAGAGTCTGAACTCCCATTCCATAAGAATTGTTTCTGAAGTTTTGTACGTAGAGCCTTCTCTGATCATCGGGAATCGGAACCCCGT
This is a stretch of genomic DNA from Leptospira tipperaryensis. It encodes these proteins:
- the nadC gene encoding carboxylating nicotinate-nucleotide diphosphorylase, with amino-acid sequence MKRAYTQPISSVNYQDYETLVGLAWQEDCPDEDITSVSLFSPEKKATASLNAREPGILCGTGVLEVLNVLSGNSIQVEFFKKDSESFVKGDTLLRIQGSLIGILRIERILLNFLQYLSGISTRTGEVVSKYGKNGLMILDTRKTLPGYRKLAKYAVYCGGGSNHRLNLSEMAMIKDNHLAMYSSSHEPVGKIQSKFPGRLVEVEIDSLSQLEDVMTSGADVILLDNFSLEDTKTAYSILKQKAPKIQIEFSGGITPEKLEALSELSGAGVSMGYLTHTTRFLDLGLDIEQH
- a CDS encoding DUF2628 domain-containing protein, translated to MKGRGNERLQSLLNGYEKDQNREFIGNKADYYFKKWEKMKNNSSALKIYSWNWGSILLGPIWYAYRKMYSIAIIYYALIIGASFVVFYLLKKDLPGSAFGGGALVFGLMGNYTYLDFMSKKTQKIAEDPGKDEMEKLEECKKQGRTDVKAAILAGIPIVVGVILEFVK
- a CDS encoding lipoprotein LipL71 — encoded protein: MKSIQRKISSAFIILLTGVLIACGAELPIQELSDAKNSITRAKSAGAEKYAPAELEEARKSLLNAHQKASEEDLAETKKSAEYARAKALDASEKSFPSTVDEARKESTASIDSADEAYASQLASEPYNSAVQLRKEGDTLRETADRTLESYPRESGDDAKLRTRLAAFDQYEASRQKYADSKKSADESKVLALSQKQQLIDSLADIEKNLSDADKYAEGKDPEVTETRNRLDSAKAKIEEGKIKDGYAEIDDIRKKSGELVAKNIKAYAEKQKELAKQSIASSTTKLASFDKTKINASRDFQVSYQRAEENLKAAEESRVSAEDLYSSEKYEDSIARSEEAIRLSRIVVDQSAELAERMERKTGDNVANRDTKTGKDGKNNKTETTEGKNSSPKIGEDGLPEGWKRYVVRKKVPADCLWRIAKDKRHYGTSRLWKRIYEANRGKIKNPNLIFPKQVLLIPPAKGPTKFNKNQVPSKKKPAAAEEVEAIEQNQKPATTEEAEPETGGEDAESKKKNEVKEPETSGDEAGSEVAPEEENAEEENPENLQ
- a CDS encoding STAS domain-containing protein → MEITRRESGNIVILDINGEIDLYNAPEIKDVIAKLIEEQKYYTIINLEKVSYIDSSGIGALISSLSNLKKYQGGLKIINVSGSVRKVFELTKLTSFFEIFDNEAEAVSAFK
- the tgt gene encoding tRNA guanosine(34) transglycosylase Tgt, with translation MIFRTTSEDSKTRARTGILDLNGVKLNTPVFMPVGTRGVVKTLNTEDLEELEYSLILGNTYHLYLRPGTSVLDQFGGLKKFMTWKGALLTDSGGYQVFSLNSLFKYETDGVRFQSHIDGSRHYFTPGSVIDVQRSIGSDIMMVLDDCAPFDSSPERLRQSLDRTHRWAEMSVEHWEKNKNSQHLFGIFQGGIDLDSRLESLKAIASLPFDGIAIGGLSVGEPRKDFIRILDGISSHTDRSRPLYLMGVGTVPDILDGVKNGVDMFDCVLPTRNARNGQVFTSLGKVNLRNEKWKNSDAPMDPNCQCKVCKRYSIGYIRHLHHVGEITAFSLSTFHNLFFMKNFLSEIQKSIQAGEFLETYARWKNLYEKPEFSG
- a CDS encoding Fur family transcriptional regulator translates to MNREKQEAILNKTEPAVRMEMQTFSQYLQKEGLKITNQRMLVAERIFSLHNHFTAEGLLEEFKDQRDQISKATIYRILSIMVSAGLLQEHNFGKDYKYYEHIIGHKHHDHIICTVCGKIVEFVDERIEQLQEQAAKDNGFRITGHSLNIYGTCSEHTSGR
- the lptE gene encoding LPS assembly lipoprotein LptE, encoding MSFARLAFSILTILSLFSCTYFTREPRNPPKIDGVPIPDDQRRLYVQNFRNNSYGMGVQTLLTELVRSEIDSRGRFIQTREKSLAAYRLYGEIVHYQLVGNLLDQGGQSISREMSIIVRLELQKAGGQKIPLEREEIQVRIMFSDQVGFRESENQAQSRLLKIMAVRISEEMERAWYFSIAGKIDP